The genomic stretch GGGGCAGGCTATCGTCAATTTCCTCCAGCTTTCACAAGAGGAGGATGTGACGGCAGTTGTTTCCCTCGCCAGCAAAGAAGAAATAAAATTTCTTGTAATGGCGACGAAAAATGGTATAATAAAGAAAACAGAGATCGAAGAATTCTCGAACGTTAGAAGGTCGGGACTTATTGCAATAAATCTCAAGAAGGGTGACGAACTCAGGTGGGTCAAGCCTTCCGGCGGTTCTGATGAGATTACGGTAGTGGCGTTCAACGGACAATCGATCAGATTCAAAGAGAAAGATATCAGGTCTATGGGCAGGAACGCGTCCGGCGTCAATGCCATGAGATTGAAACCTTCAGTCGAAGTTGTGAGCATGGACGTGATTCCGTCGTCAAAAACCAAAGACACGAGATATATTCTGACAGTGACCGAGAACGGCTTCGGAAAGATGAGTGATCTGAAATATTATAAGGTCCAACGAAGGAGCGGAAGCGGCATAAAGACAGCTATCATCAACAATAAAACCGGAAAACTCATCGGCGCAAAGGAAATTGAAGAATCGGCCGTTGAAAAGGATCTGATCATAGTTTCCAGGAAAGGGCAGATCATCAGGATACCGATCTCGAGCATTGCGAAGTCAGGCAGAGCAACTCAGGGAGTGAGGATCATGCGTCTTGATCCGAGCGATAAGATCGCCTCAATTACCGTTATATAGACCTTGGCGTGATATTTTGCATGATGCTCGGTGTTCTGGAAATATGATAAAATAGTTTTAAGTATACAGTATCTGGTATCAAGCATTTAGCATAAACGCATACCACTGAATATGTGAATCTCATGGATAACGAGATTTAATTTGCTTATATATAAAATATATGGAGGCTAAAAGTAATTTAGAAACTGTTCAAAAAGTCGGCAGCGGCGGATTTTTGAATCCCGAAAAGATCGTGGACTCTCTGATTATAAAAGGCGGATACAGAGTTGCGGATTTCGGATGCGGAGCGGGATATTTTACCATACCGATCGCCAAAAAAGTTTCTAACGGGGGAAAGGTCTACGCTATTGATGTTCTCACCGATTCGCTTGAGGCTGTTAAGAGCAAGGCCAAGCTTTTTGGTCTTCTTAATATCGAGACCGTAAGGGCAAATGTTGAATCTGTCGGAGGCACAAAGATAAAAGACAGGAGCCTGGATCTTGTTGTTCTTGCCAATATATTATTCCAGTGCAATGACTATAATTCCGTATTTTC from Candidatus Paceibacterota bacterium encodes the following:
- a CDS encoding class I SAM-dependent methyltransferase yields the protein MEAKSNLETVQKVGSGGFLNPEKIVDSLIIKGGYRVADFGCGAGYFTIPIAKKVSNGGKVYAIDVLTDSLEAVKSKAKLFGLLNIETVRANVESVGGTKIKDRSLDLVVLANILFQCNDYNSVFSEAKRILKDSGEVVIIDWVPDSVKMGPKYEHCLSKDDVKKLAIRNGFRFMREIDAGDRHYGMLFSLI